One genomic window of Branchiostoma lanceolatum isolate klBraLanc5 chromosome 5, klBraLanc5.hap2, whole genome shotgun sequence includes the following:
- the LOC136435416 gene encoding uncharacterized protein — MATGISNKSLSSMTLEGRVLMSPLAKKYTFMVRSCPLKHKDKIGDIHPLPPITVMHNLEESFVNDSIRTDTMQNSRFCRPKRTSIIRPYNALQDKHATAYFRSPTVKDTLERTLTNKELWETPPSRNMNKLSTRGRSLRTPTPATLVRMEENFVVDSIKTSHAVTKYKPLIPHYNALRDNHSQHYFHFKGVKSLLKTTVGGQ, encoded by the exons ATGGCTACAGGAATCAGCAATAAGAGCCTGTCCTCGATGACTTTGGAGGGGCGGGTGCTCATGAGCCCACTGGCGAAGAAGTACACGTTTATGGTGCGGTCCTGTCCGCTGAAACACAAggacaagatcggtgacatccACCCACTACCGCCGATCACTGTTATGCACAACTTAGAAGAG TCGTTTGTGAACGACAGTATCCGGACCGACACGATGCAGAATTCGCGCTTCTGTCGTCCGAAACGTACGTCAATCATTCGTCCGTACAACGCGCTTCAGGACAAACACGCCACCGCTTACTTCCGCAGCCCCACGGTGAAGGACACTCTGGAGAGGACACTCACCAACAAG GAGTTGTGGGAAACCCCGCCCAGCAGGAACATGAACAAGCTGTCCACACGAGGCCGGTCCTTACGGACCCCCACCCCCGCCACACTGGTTCGGATGGAGGAGAACTTCGTGGTAGACAGCATCAAAACCAGCCacgccgtcaccaagtacaaaCCACTCATCCCGCACTACAACGCTCTGAG GGACAACCATTCGCAGCACTATTTCCACTTCAAGGGAGTCAAAAGCCTGCTCAAGACTACAGTTGGCGGCCAATAA